The sequence GCAGGCTGCAATATCGGTGTTGAACATTCGGCAGGCAGGTATCTTCTGTTTCTGAACCCTGATTGTGTACTGGAGCCGGATTCTGTCAGGCACCTGTTGCGGGTGCTTAACGATCGCCAAGACGCGGGAATGGTTGGTGGTCTGCTCGTCAATCCCGATGGCACCGAACAAGCGGGTGGGCGACGGGCCATTCCAACACCATGGCGATCGTTTGTGCGGGCATTTGGGTTGTCACGTTTTGCAGATCGATGGCCTAGTCTATTTTTTGATTTTCACCTACACAAGCAGCCGCTGCCGACTCGCCCCATTGAGGTCGAGGCTATTTCCGGTGCATGCATGTTAGTCAACCGTGCTGCGATACAAAGTGTCGGGCATTGGGACGAGGGCTATTTTTTGCATTGTGAGGATCTGGATTTTTCCATGACCTTGCGAGGGAAGGGCTGGAAAATCATGTTTGTGCCCGATGCCAGGATCATTCATGACAAAGGGGGCTGCAGCCGCTCTCGTCCACTATTTGTCGAATGGCATAAGCACCGTGGGATGATGCGGTTTTATCGCAAGTTTTTCAAGCATCAGTACCCAGGCCCATTGATGTGGCTGGTGGCGCTCGGTATCTGGTTTCGATTCGGCTTGGTCGCTTCATACCTTTCAGCCTTGCGCTTTCTTCGTCATCTTGGGATTCAGCGTGGATGAAAGGGGGAGCACCGGCTTGCTCGGAGCAACCGGTCTGGTTGGCGAATGCGTAGTCTCACGACTGAGTAAAGATGGCCGTTATACCATTGCGTTCTCCAGACACCCACCTGATGGCAACACGAAAGTGGGAGTGACGTGGCTGCGGCTTCCTGCTTCTTCCCCAGACGTTCCTCCGATCAAGGATTGGCTGTGCGTCGCTCCTATCTGGGTGTTCCCTCAATATTTTGGAATGATTGAGGCCTCCGGTGCACGCCGAGTGGTGGCGCTGTCTTCAACCAGCCTTTTCGTTAAGAAAGATTCGTCCGATCATGGGGAGCAGCACATTGCACGTGGTCTGGCCGAGGGAGAACGTGCGTTGCGTGCTTGGGCGGAAGCACGAGGGGTTGAGTGGGTCATTTTGCGTCCCACGTTGATCTATGGACATGGGCGTGACAAGAATCTGACGGAGATTGTCCGCTTTGTTCGTCGATGGGGGGTTTTCCCGCTGTTGGGGCAGGCCGATGGCTTACGCCAGCCTGTGCATGTAGAGGATGTTGCGATGGCATGCGTGTCCGCGCTGACTGTGCATGCTGCGGCGAACCAGACCTACAATCTCTCAGGCGGGGAGACGTTATCATACCGGGAGATGGTCCGCCGTGTCTTTGACGTCGTTGGGAAAGTACCACATCTAGTCACGATACCGCGATGGCTGTTCAGGCTGGCAGTGGCAGCATTACGCCTGGTGCCACGGTATCGACATTGGACGGTGGAGATGGCGGAGCGCATGAACTGTGACCTAGTATTTGACCATGCCGATGCCGCGCGAGACCTCGGCTTTGCACCACGACCCTTTCGAATTTCGCGAGAGGACTTACCAACATGAATATTGGGTCGTGGCTGTGCGGGAAGTTGTACAGCGGGTGACGCAAAAGTCTACGGTCGATTCTGCTGCAACTCTTGATCGGTGGGTCATGTTTTTATTTTGCAATGTTTTGCCTATCGGGTATGATAGGTCTGGTGCTGACGTTTGTCTAGGTAGACCTCCTAGTCTTGTCAATTAAATCAAAACCACGAAGCTCAGTAAGGCAGTGGCCGTCTCGCACGGTACTCAAAGAGATCCGTCTGTTCGCGACCGATGTGGACGGAGTCCTGACCGATGCCGGTATGTACTATTCCGAGTCCGGTGATGAATGGAAAAAATTCAACACCAGAGACGGAATGGGTATCAAATTGTTGCAGAAGGCCGGGCTCGTCACGGCGATCGTCACGCAAGAGCGAACCAGGTTGGTAGCCAGACGGGCTGAAAAACTCGCCATTCCCGAGCTTCACCAGGGAGTCATGGACA is a genomic window of Candidatus Nitrospira kreftii containing:
- a CDS encoding dTDP-Rha:A-D-GlcNAc-diphosphoryl polyprenol, A-3-L-rhamnosyl transferase WbbL gives rise to the protein MLTTTSGQQLISSSPCRSSNLESSSKCETVSLIIVNYNARECIVACVSSALAQVDELIVVDNASNDDSLAQLEATFPSEQKLMIVRNQENLGFAAGCNIGVEHSAGRYLLFLNPDCVLEPDSVRHLLRVLNDRQDAGMVGGLLVNPDGTEQAGGRRAIPTPWRSFVRAFGLSRFADRWPSLFFDFHLHKQPLPTRPIEVEAISGACMLVNRAAIQSVGHWDEGYFLHCEDLDFSMTLRGKGWKIMFVPDARIIHDKGGCSRSRPLFVEWHKHRGMMRFYRKFFKHQYPGPLMWLVALGIWFRFGLVASYLSALRFLRHLGIQRG
- a CDS encoding Hopanoid-associated sugar epimerase is translated as MDERGSTGLLGATGLVGECVVSRLSKDGRYTIAFSRHPPDGNTKVGVTWLRLPASSPDVPPIKDWLCVAPIWVFPQYFGMIEASGARRVVALSSTSLFVKKDSSDHGEQHIARGLAEGERALRAWAEARGVEWVILRPTLIYGHGRDKNLTEIVRFVRRWGVFPLLGQADGLRQPVHVEDVAMACVSALTVHAAANQTYNLSGGETLSYREMVRRVFDVVGKVPHLVTIPRWLFRLAVAALRLVPRYRHWTVEMAERMNCDLVFDHADAARDLGFAPRPFRISREDLPT